In Paenibacillus sp. FSL R7-0345, a single window of DNA contains:
- a CDS encoding ThiF family adenylyltransferase — translation MNDSDNIQITGQNGRYSRQVRFVPFGAGGQAGLAQASVLIVGTGALGTGIAETLARCGVGRLILTDRDYVEWSNLQRQQLYTEEDARLRTPKAEAAKARLQQINSEIMIEAHIMDVRAEELESLLPGVDLIMDGTDNFDTRLIINDIAQKHGIPWIYGACVGSYGVTYTILPGETPCLNCLLGTVPLGGDTCDTAGILPQAVQLVTANATAEALKLLGGRREQLRGRLLSFDVWRNEHQEIGVKAAKKENCPSCGNHAVYPYLSAANTERSDVLCGRDTVQIRPAHRQQLNLQETAARLAKLGTGKVDSNPYLVSFTEEPYRLVIFADGRALIHGTSDIAAARSVYHRYFG, via the coding sequence ATGAATGACAGTGATAATATCCAAATTACCGGTCAGAACGGCCGCTATTCCCGGCAGGTCCGGTTTGTGCCGTTTGGTGCCGGTGGACAAGCCGGGCTTGCGCAGGCGAGTGTGCTCATTGTTGGTACAGGTGCGCTGGGCACCGGTATTGCCGAAACGCTGGCCCGCTGCGGCGTCGGACGGCTGATTCTGACTGACCGGGATTACGTGGAATGGAGCAATCTTCAGCGGCAGCAGCTCTACACGGAAGAAGATGCCCGCCTGCGGACACCCAAAGCTGAAGCGGCCAAGGCCAGGCTGCAACAGATTAATTCAGAGATTATGATCGAAGCCCACATCATGGATGTGCGTGCGGAAGAGCTGGAGAGCCTGCTGCCCGGGGTGGATCTGATTATGGACGGGACTGATAATTTTGATACCCGCCTGATTATCAACGATATAGCCCAGAAACACGGCATTCCCTGGATATACGGGGCCTGTGTGGGCAGCTACGGGGTAACCTATACGATTCTCCCGGGAGAGACGCCGTGTCTGAATTGCCTGCTGGGAACCGTTCCTCTTGGCGGAGATACCTGCGATACCGCAGGCATTCTGCCGCAGGCGGTTCAGCTTGTGACTGCCAATGCAACCGCAGAGGCGCTCAAGCTGCTGGGCGGCCGGCGTGAGCAGCTGCGCGGCAGGCTGCTGAGCTTTGACGTATGGCGCAATGAACACCAGGAAATAGGCGTCAAAGCAGCGAAAAAAGAAAATTGCCCGTCCTGCGGCAATCATGCGGTCTACCCTTATCTGAGCGCCGCGAACACGGAGCGCAGCGATGTACTATGCGGCAGGGACACGGTGCAGATCCGGCCGGCGCACCGCCAGCAGCTTAATCTGCAGGAGACGGCTGCACGGCTTGCGAAGCTTGGCACCGGAAAGGTAGACAGTAATCCGTACCTTGTTTCGTTTACTGAGGAACCTTACCGTCTGGTGATTTTTGCCGACGGGCGGGCATTGATTCATGGAACCAGTGATATTGCTGCAGCGCGCAGCGTGTATCACCGGTATTTTGGCTGA
- a CDS encoding DNA-formamidopyrimidine glycosylase family protein — protein sequence MPELPEMENYRRLLSQHLINVPITGVTVNREKTINIEAEAFQKALLGARIVFVERRAKHILFHLHDGRRLLLHLMLGGLLYYGTEEERPDRTTQVELAFGDKILYFMGLRLGYLHLLSVKESEAAMGKLGPELLDRRMTAERFAALLKGRRGALKSLLVNQHVMAGIGNCYADEIAFEARLLPSVLVQNLSPDAVTRLYESMRKVLTEATDIGGYMEMPFMVGDTVTGSYNDQCKVYDREGEPCLRGGGTIVKVEQSGRKVFYCPDCQHEA from the coding sequence ATGCCGGAATTGCCGGAAATGGAGAATTACAGAAGGCTGCTTAGCCAGCATCTTATAAATGTACCGATTACAGGTGTGACCGTAAACCGGGAGAAGACGATTAACATAGAAGCAGAGGCCTTCCAAAAGGCCCTGCTTGGCGCACGCATCGTGTTTGTGGAGCGGCGGGCCAAGCATATTCTGTTCCATCTGCATGACGGTCGCAGGCTGCTGCTGCACCTGATGCTGGGCGGACTGCTGTACTACGGCACCGAGGAAGAGCGTCCGGACCGGACTACCCAGGTAGAGTTGGCCTTCGGTGACAAGATCCTTTATTTCATGGGACTGCGGCTGGGTTATCTCCATCTGCTGTCGGTGAAAGAGAGCGAAGCGGCGATGGGCAAGCTGGGACCGGAGCTGCTGGACCGCCGGATGACGGCGGAGCGGTTCGCGGCGCTGCTGAAGGGCCGCAGAGGAGCGCTCAAAAGCCTGCTTGTAAATCAGCACGTGATGGCCGGCATCGGCAACTGCTATGCAGATGAAATTGCTTTTGAAGCAAGACTGCTGCCGTCGGTTCTGGTGCAGAATCTGTCCCCGGATGCCGTGACGCGTCTGTATGAAAGTATGCGCAAGGTGCTTACGGAAGCGACTGATATCGGCGGTTATATGGAAATGCCGTTTATGGTCGGCGATACGGTGACCGGTTCTTATAATGACCAGTGTAAAGTGTATGACCGTGAAGGCGAACCTTGTCTGCGCGGCGGGGGAACTATTGTAAAGGTTGAGCAATCCGGACGCAAAGTATTCTACTGCCCGGACTGCCAGCATGAAGCCTAG
- a CDS encoding serine/threonine-protein kinase, which yields MGRRKMMIESKLAAGLLLDGRYQIVQKIGSGGMSHVYLVQDMRLPGQHWAVKESISQRETLGVVEAEAELLISLNHHLLPRVVDFFPPDEQGYCYLVMDYIEGVTLSDYIKEQAAPLDGRQIAAYVRQLLEVLHYLHSHHPPIVYRDLKPANIMLTGAGELKLIDFGIARSYRQGAAEDTEKLGTAGFAAPEQYGSGQSSPVSDLYGLGALMLYMASGGLYSRWEPGMESRLDGRSMAGLIPVIRRLLRYHPEERYQSAQQVLLALEHVMESGSKPAWRGKQGTAETTSDISVNPQATVIALLGVAAGLGTTHTSLAAAGCLARKGKTAWVGLSPDSTVHERICSLLDHPADSETADPQAAPVSWKGIDYWPRPAEGDLRTLKDKHYSYIVVDLGTGGYDGALEILGSSSIQLLLSSGADWRLEDTLHWLRRSRHTPTVDWHICLPLAAPSAAGMLAAALHGRVKVSSLPLQQNPFQRNGKLVHMLDCLLTETGKLHFPVKRSGIFQKKAQSR from the coding sequence ATGGGGAGACGGAAAATGATGATTGAATCGAAGCTGGCTGCAGGACTTCTTCTGGACGGGCGGTACCAGATTGTACAGAAGATTGGCTCAGGGGGGATGAGTCACGTATATCTGGTTCAGGATATGAGGCTGCCGGGCCAGCACTGGGCTGTTAAGGAGAGCATCAGCCAGCGTGAAACACTGGGAGTTGTAGAGGCGGAGGCAGAATTGTTAATCTCATTAAATCATCATCTGCTTCCGCGGGTTGTAGATTTCTTTCCGCCGGATGAGCAGGGTTACTGCTATCTGGTGATGGATTATATAGAAGGCGTTACGCTGTCGGATTACATAAAAGAGCAGGCTGCCCCGCTTGATGGAAGACAGATCGCCGCCTATGTGCGCCAGCTGCTGGAGGTGCTCCATTACTTACACAGTCATCATCCCCCGATTGTCTACCGTGACCTGAAGCCTGCAAATATTATGCTGACTGGAGCCGGTGAACTAAAGCTGATCGACTTCGGAATAGCCCGCAGCTACAGACAGGGAGCTGCGGAAGATACCGAAAAGCTCGGCACTGCCGGCTTTGCTGCGCCCGAGCAATACGGCAGCGGGCAGAGCAGCCCGGTCTCGGATCTGTATGGTCTGGGGGCACTCATGCTGTATATGGCTTCCGGCGGGCTGTACAGCCGCTGGGAACCGGGGATGGAGTCCAGGCTGGACGGCAGAAGCATGGCAGGGTTGATTCCGGTCATTCGCCGGCTGCTGCGTTACCATCCGGAAGAGAGATATCAAAGCGCGCAGCAAGTGCTGCTGGCGCTTGAACATGTAATGGAGTCTGGCAGCAAGCCTGCCTGGAGGGGAAAACAAGGTACTGCGGAGACAACTTCAGACATCTCCGTTAACCCGCAGGCAACGGTAATCGCCCTGCTCGGCGTAGCTGCAGGCCTCGGCACAACGCATACCTCACTGGCAGCTGCCGGCTGCCTTGCGCGGAAGGGAAAGACCGCGTGGGTTGGCCTCAGTCCTGATTCTACCGTACACGAGCGGATATGCAGCCTGCTGGATCATCCAGCAGATTCAGAAACAGCTGATCCTCAAGCTGCCCCTGTCAGCTGGAAAGGGATAGATTACTGGCCGCGTCCTGCGGAGGGGGATCTGAGAACACTGAAGGATAAACACTATAGCTACATTGTCGTAGACCTTGGCACAGGCGGTTATGACGGGGCTCTAGAGATATTAGGCAGCAGCAGTATACAATTGTTGCTCTCTTCCGGCGCTGACTGGCGGCTGGAGGATACCTTGCACTGGCTGCGGCGCAGCCGGCACACGCCCACTGTGGACTGGCACATTTGTCTGCCGCTGGCCGCTCCTTCAGCTGCTGGCATGCTGGCCGCTGCCCTGCATGGCCGGGTTAAGGTTAGCAGCCTGCCGCTGCAGCAGAATCCTTTTCAGCGTAACGGTAAGCTGGTCCATATGCTGGACTGCCTGCTGACAGAGACGGGAAAGCTTCATTTTCCTGTAAAACGCAGTGGAATATTTCAGAAAAAGGCGCAAAGCCGCTAA
- a CDS encoding ABC-F family ATP-binding cassette domain-containing protein produces MSLLTVEDVSHNFGDRQLFKNVSFRLLDGEHVGFVGANGAGKSTLMNILTGTLLKDSGRVEWTPRVRYGYLDQHTNLAPGKTVRDVLKDAFLPLLELEKEMTAITDRMGEASPEELELLLEQMGEIQEQLDIGDFYLIDVKVEEMANGLGLSAIGLDRDVASLSGGQRTKVLLAKLLLEKPTVLLLDEPTNYLDVEHIDWLTNYLKQYPYAFMLISHDTEFMNKVVNVVYHLEFGKLTRYTANYEKFLDMAEMNKTQHIEAYEKQREFIKKQEDFIQKNKARASTSGRAKSREKQLDRIERIDRPEEAAKPSFSFKESRSSGKTVFEGIDFEIGYDRPLLPKLNMMIERGDKIAIVGSNGVGKSTLLKTILGVIPPFSGKTYLGDYLNSAYFQQEVKAANVTPIDDVWSEFSSLTQNEVRGHLARCGLKNEHITRPLSMLSGGEQAKVRLCKLMMRESNWILFDEPTNHLDIIAKAELKRALQEYKGTVLLVSHEPEFYEDWVTKTWNVEQWSAQKV; encoded by the coding sequence ATGAGTTTACTTACTGTAGAAGATGTTTCACATAATTTTGGTGACCGTCAGCTGTTCAAGAATGTGTCCTTCCGCCTGCTGGATGGCGAGCATGTCGGATTTGTGGGAGCGAACGGCGCGGGTAAATCGACGCTGATGAATATTTTGACCGGAACCCTGCTCAAGGACAGCGGAAGAGTAGAATGGACACCGCGGGTCCGCTATGGTTATCTGGATCAGCATACGAATCTTGCCCCGGGAAAAACCGTGCGGGACGTGCTTAAAGATGCCTTTCTGCCGCTGCTGGAGCTGGAGAAGGAAATGACAGCCATTACTGACAGAATGGGCGAAGCATCACCGGAGGAGCTTGAACTGCTGCTGGAGCAGATGGGTGAAATCCAGGAACAGCTAGATATTGGTGATTTTTATCTGATTGATGTTAAAGTAGAGGAAATGGCCAACGGTCTCGGCCTCTCGGCAATCGGGCTGGATCGTGACGTTGCTTCACTGAGCGGGGGGCAGCGGACCAAGGTGCTGCTGGCGAAGCTGCTGCTGGAGAAACCGACCGTACTGCTGCTGGATGAGCCGACCAACTATCTGGACGTTGAGCATATCGACTGGCTGACCAACTACCTGAAGCAGTATCCGTATGCTTTTATGCTGATTTCCCACGATACTGAATTTATGAATAAGGTTGTTAATGTGGTTTATCATCTGGAATTCGGCAAGCTGACACGCTACACGGCTAATTATGAGAAGTTCCTGGATATGGCTGAAATGAACAAGACCCAGCATATTGAAGCCTACGAGAAACAGCGTGAATTCATCAAGAAGCAAGAGGATTTTATCCAGAAAAATAAAGCGCGTGCCTCTACTTCGGGCCGGGCGAAGAGCCGTGAAAAGCAGCTCGACCGCATCGAGCGGATCGACCGTCCGGAGGAAGCCGCCAAGCCGAGCTTCTCGTTCAAAGAGAGCCGCTCCAGCGGCAAAACGGTGTTTGAGGGAATTGACTTTGAAATCGGCTATGACCGCCCGCTGCTGCCGAAGCTGAATATGATGATTGAGCGCGGTGACAAAATTGCGATCGTCGGCAGCAACGGAGTGGGGAAATCCACACTGCTGAAGACCATTCTGGGAGTGATACCGCCTTTCAGCGGAAAAACCTATCTGGGAGATTACCTCAATTCCGCTTACTTCCAGCAGGAAGTGAAGGCGGCCAATGTTACGCCGATTGATGATGTCTGGAGTGAATTCTCCAGCCTTACCCAGAATGAGGTGCGCGGCCATCTGGCCCGCTGCGGGCTGAAAAACGAGCATATTACCCGCCCGCTGAGCATGCTCAGCGGGGGCGAACAGGCTAAAGTGCGCCTGTGCAAGCTGATGATGCGTGAGAGCAATTGGATTCTGTTTGACGAACCGACCAATCACCTTGATATTATTGCCAAGGCTGAGCTGAAGCGCGCCTTGCAGGAATATAAAGGCACCGTGCTGCTCGTCTCCCATGAACCGGAATTTTACGAGGATTGGGTAACCAAGACCTGGAATGTTGAGCAGTGGTCCGCACAGAAAGTATAA
- a CDS encoding deoxyribonuclease IV, translated as MKPSPKIGAHVSIRGGYGHAARFAWESGAACFQYFPKNPRSLKLKPLDVRDAEACAAFCRKQQMVSIAHTPYPTNLAAGTVGASSRRVMVESLRNDLEIAEACGSLGIVVHFGTFGVLEPLQGYKNIIQCMNETLEAWEGRAKLLIENQAGNHGSEGMTLEELVKVRELSRYPEKIGFCFDTCHAFAAGIWNPKQTDELIRRGTGLGYWPQLVAVHLNDSMFPYGLRRDRHAGIGQGYIGEDKLRELLLTEPFRRAAVAMETAKGPDGTHRGEIAAVRKWYEAEG; from the coding sequence ATGAAGCCTAGCCCCAAAATCGGGGCTCATGTCAGCATCCGCGGCGGATATGGCCATGCGGCCCGGTTCGCCTGGGAGAGCGGTGCGGCATGCTTTCAATATTTTCCGAAGAATCCGCGTAGCCTGAAGCTGAAGCCGCTTGATGTGCGGGATGCTGAGGCCTGCGCGGCCTTTTGCCGCAAGCAGCAGATGGTATCGATCGCCCATACCCCTTATCCGACCAATCTGGCGGCCGGCACGGTCGGCGCTTCTTCAAGAAGGGTTATGGTGGAATCCCTGCGCAATGATCTGGAAATCGCCGAAGCGTGCGGCTCGCTGGGCATCGTAGTGCATTTCGGGACCTTTGGCGTTCTGGAGCCGTTACAAGGCTATAAAAATATTATACAATGTATGAATGAAACGCTGGAGGCCTGGGAGGGCCGGGCGAAGCTGCTGATTGAGAACCAGGCCGGCAATCACGGCAGTGAAGGCATGACGCTGGAAGAGCTGGTCAAGGTGCGCGAGCTTAGCCGTTATCCCGAAAAGATCGGCTTCTGCTTCGACACCTGTCATGCGTTTGCCGCCGGCATCTGGAACCCGAAGCAGACTGATGAGCTGATTAGACGCGGAACAGGGCTGGGCTACTGGCCTCAGCTTGTTGCGGTTCATCTGAATGATTCCATGTTCCCTTACGGGCTGCGCCGGGACAGGCATGCAGGTATCGGGCAGGGGTATATCGGTGAAGACAAGCTGCGGGAGCTGCTGCTCACTGAACCGTTCCGCCGGGCTGCTGTTGCCATGGAGACCGCCAAAGGTCCCGATGGTACCCACCGCGGAGAAATCGCAGCTGTACGCAAATGGTATGAAGCGGAGGGTTAG
- a CDS encoding SAM-dependent methyltransferase — translation MNDLTQETGEQAAAPEEKILSRYICTANHGFAPYAQEELRRLFGAVKSTLLLPGEIFLATLEGEPAEIAGTLSSNPPIFLRHIQPVQFQDQGDMSALERLAVYLSRRSELEGEKVSLHVRKGTSSFWPDSPGELREWLQERLADLEADFTVQEPAWVISVYADGDALYAGVSRPEDNLSSWNGGMIRFRKEDGQISRAKFKLMEAEKEFAIPFSSFRNAVDIGASPGGWTSFLLERGLKVTAIDPALMHESLRNQPNLKILRKNAGEVKFSESEFDLLVCDMSWSPKLMAKLVTGLLHSLAPGGTAVVTVKLMHKKPMAVIKEIIAMFEGERMQLQRAKQLFHNRDEITLYMIKY, via the coding sequence TTGAATGATTTAACACAAGAAACCGGAGAGCAGGCTGCTGCTCCGGAAGAAAAAATCCTCTCCCGTTACATTTGCACCGCCAATCACGGCTTTGCCCCTTATGCGCAGGAAGAGCTGCGCCGGCTGTTCGGTGCAGTCAAGAGCACGCTGCTGCTGCCGGGCGAGATCTTTCTTGCTACACTGGAAGGTGAACCTGCTGAGATCGCAGGGACGCTCAGCAGTAATCCGCCAATCTTTCTGCGGCATATCCAGCCGGTGCAATTCCAGGACCAGGGGGATATGTCTGCTCTGGAGCGGCTGGCGGTTTATCTGAGCCGGCGCAGTGAGCTGGAAGGCGAAAAGGTATCCCTGCATGTCCGTAAGGGAACCTCATCCTTCTGGCCGGACAGCCCTGGTGAATTGCGCGAATGGCTGCAGGAGCGGCTCGCGGACCTGGAAGCAGACTTTACCGTGCAGGAGCCTGCCTGGGTTATTTCCGTCTATGCAGACGGGGATGCGCTGTACGCCGGGGTCTCGCGGCCGGAGGATAACTTGTCCAGCTGGAACGGCGGGATGATCCGCTTCCGCAAGGAGGACGGGCAGATCTCACGGGCCAAGTTCAAGCTGATGGAAGCCGAAAAGGAATTTGCCATTCCGTTCTCAAGCTTCCGTAATGCAGTGGATATCGGCGCTTCGCCCGGCGGCTGGACTTCGTTTCTGCTGGAACGCGGCTTGAAGGTCACGGCAATCGATCCGGCGCTGATGCATGAATCACTCCGCAATCAGCCGAACCTGAAGATTCTGCGCAAGAATGCCGGCGAAGTCAAATTCAGCGAGAGTGAATTTGATCTGCTCGTCTGTGATATGAGCTGGAGCCCGAAGCTGATGGCCAAGCTGGTCACAGGTCTGCTGCACAGCCTGGCACCGGGCGGAACAGCCGTAGTTACCGTGAAGCTGATGCACAAGAAGCCGATGGCTGTAATCAAGGAGATCATCGCCATGTTCGAAGGGGAACGGATGCAGCTCCAGCGGGCTAAACAGCTGTTCCATAACCGTGATGAAATAACACTTTATATGATTAAATATTAA
- a CDS encoding cyclic-phosphate processing receiver domain-containing protein, whose amino-acid sequence MNIFMDDYRKRPEGFTLARTTEECLLLLRECEVHILSLDYDMGPDDYSGDEVARRIVLEGLYPREIFLHTSSPAGRKVMYELLYAAIPEGTVLHNGPPGYELLAAIAAGVTAI is encoded by the coding sequence ATTAATATATTTATGGATGATTACCGCAAGCGGCCTGAAGGCTTTACACTGGCCAGAACGACTGAGGAATGTCTGCTGCTCCTGCGTGAATGCGAGGTCCATATTCTGTCTTTGGACTATGACATGGGGCCGGACGATTACAGCGGGGATGAGGTAGCAAGGCGGATTGTACTGGAAGGGTTGTATCCGCGTGAAATCTTTCTGCATACCTCAAGCCCTGCAGGCCGCAAAGTCATGTATGAGCTGCTCTATGCTGCAATACCTGAAGGGACCGTGCTGCATAATGGTCCGCCAGGTTATGAGCTGCTGGCAGCAATTGCTGCAGGAGTGACTGCGATATGA
- a CDS encoding ATP-binding cassette domain-containing protein, translated as MISLQHLTLRREQSLILDDVSLEMKPGENWVVLGRNGSGKTTILEMMTGYLFPSSGSVEVLGYKFGQCDVREVRKEIGYIGPSLMEKLSLSDPVWEVVATGAYAYLRFYQAIPQHIKEQAIKLLEDMNLGGLAHHPFGTLSQGERKKAMLARCLIAEPKLLIMDEPCAGLDLYEREKMLAEVDKLKQRNVSVVYVTHHVEEIVPLFTHVALIRDGKLAGSGPKEEVLTKEMIMATFDIPVDVEWDGGRPWIKIRPGGN; from the coding sequence ATGATATCATTACAACATCTTACCCTGCGGAGAGAGCAAAGCCTGATTCTTGATGATGTATCCCTGGAAATGAAGCCAGGCGAAAACTGGGTTGTTCTGGGCCGGAACGGCTCAGGCAAAACAACGATTCTTGAAATGATGACCGGCTATCTGTTTCCGAGCAGCGGGTCGGTAGAAGTACTCGGCTACAAATTCGGGCAATGTGATGTTCGTGAAGTGCGCAAGGAAATCGGCTATATCGGACCTTCCCTGATGGAAAAGCTGTCGCTCAGCGATCCTGTCTGGGAAGTGGTAGCTACCGGCGCTTACGCTTACCTGCGTTTCTATCAGGCCATTCCGCAGCATATAAAAGAGCAGGCGATTAAATTGCTCGAAGATATGAATCTGGGCGGGCTGGCGCATCATCCGTTCGGCACCCTGTCCCAGGGGGAACGGAAGAAGGCTATGCTGGCCCGATGCCTGATAGCTGAACCGAAGCTGCTGATCATGGACGAGCCATGTGCCGGCCTTGACCTGTATGAACGTGAAAAGATGCTTGCTGAAGTTGATAAGCTGAAGCAGCGCAACGTCTCTGTCGTCTATGTTACCCATCACGTTGAGGAAATCGTGCCGCTCTTTACCCATGTGGCGCTAATCCGTGACGGCAAGCTGGCCGGCTCCGGCCCGAAAGAAGAAGTGTTGACGAAGGAAATGATCATGGCTACATTTGATATTCCTGTGGATGTTGAATGGGATGGCGGTCGTCCCTGGATAAAAATCAGACCTGGAGGCAATTGA
- a CDS encoding thioredoxin family protein, protein MKVFKQMNEQELTLALQQPGEPLVVFLHTPLCGTCKAARRMLEVAAHLLPPGLLIAEANVNMLPGIVGRYRITSVPALMTAGADRTSEPEILYSMGSVEQMLDYIRRVTS, encoded by the coding sequence ATGAAGGTATTTAAGCAGATGAATGAACAGGAGCTGACGTTAGCACTGCAGCAGCCGGGCGAGCCGCTGGTGGTTTTCCTGCATACGCCGCTGTGCGGAACCTGCAAAGCCGCCCGGCGCATGCTGGAGGTTGCAGCACATCTGCTGCCTCCCGGCCTCCTGATTGCTGAAGCCAATGTAAACATGCTGCCCGGGATTGTCGGCCGCTACCGCATAACAAGTGTACCGGCGCTGATGACAGCCGGGGCGGACCGGACAAGCGAGCCGGAAATTTTGTATTCGATGGGCTCTGTGGAGCAGATGCTGGATTACATAAGGAGAGTGACCTCATAA